A window of the Lactuca sativa cultivar Salinas chromosome 5, Lsat_Salinas_v11, whole genome shotgun sequence genome harbors these coding sequences:
- the LOC111910378 gene encoding 26S proteasome regulatory subunit 7 homolog A, producing the protein MPTDIEDEIKDEKNPRPLDEDDIALLKTYGLGPYSNSIKKAEKDVKEMAKRINDLCGIKESDTGLATPSQWDLVSDKQMMQEEQPLQVARCTKIINPNTEDAKYVINVKQIAKFVVGLGDKVSPTDIEEGMRVGVDRNKYQIQIPLPPKIDPSVTMMTVEEKPDVTYNDVGGCKEQIEKMREVVELPMLHPEKFVQLGIDPPKGVLCYGPPGTGKTLLARAVANRTDACFIRVIGSELVQKYVGEGARMVRELFQMARSKKACIVFFDEVDAIGGARFDDGAGGDNEVQRTMLEIVNQLDGFDARGNIKVLMATNRPDTLDPALLRPGRLDRKVEFGLPDMESRTQIFKIHTRTMNCERDVRFELLARLCPNSTGADIRSVCTEAGMYAIRARRKTVTEKDFLDAVNKVIKGYQKFSATPKYMVYN; encoded by the exons GGATTGGGACCTTATTCCAACAGCATCAAGAAAGCTGAAAAGGATGTAAAGGAAATGGCCAAAAGGATCAATGATTTATGTG GTATCAAGGAGTCTGACACTGGTTTAGCCACACCTAGCCAATGGGATCTTGTTTCTGATAAACAAATGATGCAAGAGGAGCAACCACTTCAG GTGGCTAGATGCACAAAGATAATCAATCCAAACACAGAAGATGCAAAATACGTTATAAATGTCAAGCAAATCGCCAAG TTTGTTGTCGGGTTAGGTGACAAAGTTTCACCCACTGATATTGAAGAAGGCATGCGTGTTGG CGTTGATCGCAATAAATATCAGATTCAGATTCCATTACCTCCCAAGATTGATCCAAGTGTGACCATGATGACAGTGGAAGAAAAGCCAGATGTCACATATAACGATGTTGGTGGATGCAAAGAACAAATTGAAAAGATGAGAGAG GTGGTTGAGCTACCAATGCTCCACCCTGAGAAATTTGTCCAGCTTGGAATCGACCCCCCAAAAGGTGTCCTCTGTTATGGTCCACCTGGCACTGGTAAAACCCTTTTAGCAAGAGCAGTTGCCAATCGAACTGATGCGTGTTTCATACGTGTCATTGGAAGTGAACTTGTTCAAAAGTATGTTGGTGAAGGGGCCCGCATGGTTCGTGAGCTCTTTCAAATGGCACGTTCAAAGAAAGCATGCATTgttttctttgatgaagttgatgcaATTGGTGGGGCCCGGTTTGATGATGGTGCTGGTGGTGATAATGAGGTTCAAAGAACCATGCTTGAAATTGTCAACCAACTTGATGGGTTCGATGCACGTGGTAACATCAAAGTTCTAATGGCCACAAATAG ACCAGATACATTGGACCCTGCATTGTTAAGACCTGGAAGATTGGATAGGAAAGTGGAATTTGGACTTCCGGATATGGAAAGTAGGACTCAGATATTCAAGATTCATACACGGACAATGAACTGTGAAAGAGATGTTCGGTTTGAACTTTTGGCTCGCCTTTGTCCGAATTCTACTG GTGCGGATATCAGGAGTGTGTGTACAGAGGCTGGAATGTATGCGATTAGAGCAAGGAGGAAGACGGTGACAGAGAAGGATTTTCTTGATGCAGTGAATAAGGTGATTAAAGGGTATCAGAAGTTTAGTGCTACTCCTAAATACATGGTTTATAATTGA